Proteins found in one Deinococcus fonticola genomic segment:
- a CDS encoding D-alanine--D-alanine ligase family protein, with protein sequence MKKRILLLAGGQSGEHEVSLMSARSVLGALPRERFDVTPVVISKQGRWLPPTETTRALETGKSAPGGDLVLHRAASAEGYDAVFPLLHGPMGEDGTIQGLLTLAGIPFVGSGVLGSSVSMDKVMTKQVLAAVGIPQVAWQLALRRDWQQNPQGVKDEAVKLGFPFFVKPANLGSSVGISKVHNEGEMDRAFELAFSLDRRVIVEAMTSHKPREVEVGILGNDAPIASPVGELSFDADFYDYETKYTEGVAQMHIPARIPGEVAENIRELALKAFKALDCAGLARVDFFYVAETGEVLLNEVNTMPGFTTTSMYPKLFEAAGLSYGELVARLVELALEKR encoded by the coding sequence GTGAAGAAGAGGATTTTGCTGCTGGCAGGCGGTCAGTCGGGCGAGCATGAGGTCAGTCTGATGAGCGCCCGGAGCGTGCTGGGGGCGTTGCCGCGCGAGCGCTTCGATGTGACGCCGGTGGTGATCAGCAAGCAGGGGCGCTGGCTGCCACCGACGGAAACGACACGGGCGCTGGAAACGGGGAAATCCGCACCGGGCGGTGATCTGGTGCTGCACCGTGCGGCGAGCGCCGAGGGGTATGACGCCGTGTTTCCGCTGCTCCACGGCCCAATGGGTGAGGACGGCACCATTCAGGGGTTGTTGACGCTGGCCGGGATTCCTTTCGTGGGCAGCGGCGTGCTGGGGTCGTCGGTCAGCATGGACAAGGTCATGACCAAGCAGGTGCTGGCAGCGGTGGGCATTCCGCAGGTGGCGTGGCAACTGGCGCTGCGCCGCGACTGGCAGCAGAATCCGCAGGGCGTGAAGGACGAAGCGGTGAAGCTGGGCTTCCCCTTCTTCGTGAAGCCCGCCAACCTGGGTTCCAGCGTGGGCATCAGCAAGGTGCATAACGAAGGCGAGATGGACAGGGCCTTCGAGCTGGCCTTCAGCCTGGATCGCCGCGTGATCGTGGAGGCCATGACCAGCCACAAGCCCCGCGAGGTGGAGGTGGGCATCCTGGGGAATGACGCACCCATCGCCAGCCCGGTGGGCGAACTGAGTTTCGACGCCGACTTCTACGATTACGAGACGAAATACACCGAGGGCGTCGCCCAGATGCACATTCCCGCCCGCATTCCGGGTGAAGTGGCCGAAAACATCCGCGAACTGGCCCTGAAAGCCTTCAAAGCCCTGGACTGCGCCGGGCTGGCCCGCGTGGACTTCTTCTACGTCGCCGAAACGGGCGAGGTGCTGCTGAACGAGGTCAACACCATGCCCGGCTTCACCACCACCAGCATGTACCCCAAACTGTTCGAGGCTGCCGGCCTCAGTTACGGTGAACTGGTGGCGAGACTGGTGGAACTGGCGCTGGAGAAGCGGTGA